GTTATCGAGGCGTAGACTGGTCACAGGAGGAGGCAGCGGACCCCTGGCTGGGGTGGCCCCGCCGCAGTCTGGGTGCTGGTCCTCAGGTAGGTCAGCTTGTCCGCCATGTGGTGGCTCTGGTCCTGTCGCACGATGGTTCGCAGCTCCCGGGACAGGTGGACGTTGGTCCCTGCCGCTCTCACCTGCTCCTGGTCGTGGGCATTCTGCCAGAAGAGACATGACAAGTCAGTGTGGGCATGGCCTCATGTGGCCCCCACCGGGCCCCGGCACTCACTCTAGCCAGATGATACTTCTCCCGAAAGTGCTCCCTCATCAGAGCCCTCTCTGCTTTCTGCTGCGCATACATCGAGCTCCTCCTCCTGCGCCAGACAAAATGGCGGAACCAGCTGTAGATTATCACTGATTATAGACCTGACCGTACATTATATGCCTGACTGTacattatagacctgactgtacattatatacctgCCTGTacattatagacctgactgtacattgcaGACCTGACTAcactatagacctgactgtacattgtagacctgactgtacattatatacctgactgtacattgtagacctgactgtacattatagacctgactgtacattgtagacctgactgtacactatagacctgactgtacattatagacctgactgtacactataGACCTAACTGTacattatagacctgactgtacacctgactgtacactatagacctgactgtacactatagacctgactacactatagacctgactgtacattgtagacctgactgtacattatatacctgactgtagacctgactgtacattgtagacctgactgtacactatagacctgactgtacactatagacctgactgtacacctgactgtacattgtagacctgactgtacactatagacctgactgtacattgtagacctgactgtacattatatacctgACTGTACACtgtagacctgactgtacactgTAGACCTGTCTGTAcactatagacctgactgtacattgtagacctgactgtacattatatacctgACTGTacacctgactgtacattgtagacctgactgtacattatagacctgactgtacattgtagacctgactgtacactatatacctgactgtacattgtagacctgactgtacattatatacctgACTGTacacctgactgtacattgtagacctgactgtacattatagacctgactgtacattgtagacctgactgtacactatagacctgactgtacattatagacctgactgtacactataGACCTAACTGTacattatagacctgactgtacattatatacctgACTGTacacctgactgtacattgtagacctgactgtacactatagacctgactgtacattgtagacctgactgtacactatagacctgactgtacattatagacctgactgtacactatagacctgactgtacattatagacctgactgtacactataGACCTAACTGTacattatagacctgactgtacactatagacctgactgtacacctgactgtacattgtagacctgactgtacactatagacctgactgtacattgtagacctgactgtacattatatacctgACTGTacacctgactgtacattgtagacctgactgtacactatagacctgactgtacattgtagacctgactgtacactatagacctgactgtacattatagacctgactgtacactatagacctgactgtacactatagacctgactatactatagacctgactgtacattatagacctgactgtacattatatacctgCCTGTacacctgactgtacattgtagacctgactgtacacctgactgtacattgtagacctgactgtacactatatacctgactgtacattgtagacctgactgtacattatatacctgCCTGTacacctgactgtacattgtagacctgactgtacacctgactgtacattgtagacctgactgtacacctgactgtacattatagacctgactgtacattatagacctgactgtacattatagacctgactgtacattgtagacctgactgtacactatagacctgactgtacattgtagacctgactgtacactatagacctaactgtacattatatacctgactgtacactatagacctgactgtacactatagacctgactgtacattatagacctgactgtacacctgactgtacactatagacctgactgtacactatagacctgactgtacattgtagacctgactgtacactatagacctaactgtacatgatatacctgactgtacattatatacctgACTGTAcacctgactgtacattatagacctgactgtacattatagacctgactgtacacctgactgtacactatagacctgactgtacactatatacctgactgtacactatagacctgactgtacattgtagacctgactgtacattatagacctaactgtacattatatacctgACTGTATACCTGACTGTAcactatagacctgactgtacactgtagacctgactgtacactatagacctaactgtacattatatacctgactgtacattgtagacctgactgtacactataGACCTGACTGTGCACTATAGACctaactgtacattatatacctgactgtacactatatacctgactgtacattgtagacctgactgtacactatagacctgactgtacagtatatatttgaCTGTACACtgtagacctgactgtatactatAGACCTAACTGTACACTATATACCTGACTGTAtactatagacctgactgtacactatatactgactgtacattgtagacctgactgtacattatagacctaactgtatattatatactgactgtacattgtagacctgactgtacactatagacctgactgtacattgtagacctgactgtacactatagacctaactgtacattatatacctgactgtacattatagACCTAACTGTACATTATATGCCTGACTGTAcacctgactgtacattatatacctgactgtacactatagacctgactgtacattgtagacctgactgtacactgtagacctgactgtacactatagacctgactgtacattatatacctgactgtacattatatacctgactgtacattgtagacctcactgtacactatagacctgactgtacattatacacctgactgtacactatagacctgactgtacattatagacctgactgtacactatagacctgactgtacattgtagacctgactgtacactatagacctgactgtacacctgactgtacattgtagacctgactgtacactatagacctgactgtacactatagacctgactgtacactatagacctgactgtacactgtagacctgactgtacactatagacctgactgtacattgtagacctgactgtacactatagacctgactgtacattatagacctgactgtacactatagacctgactacactatagacctgactgtacattgtagacctgactgtacattatatacctgACTGTacacctgactgtacattgtagacctgactgtacattgtagacctgactgtacacctgactgtacattgtagacctgactgtacattatagacctgactgtacattgtagacctgactgtacattatagacctgactgtacattgtagacctgactgtacactatagacctgactgtacattgtagacctgactgtacactatagacctaactgtacattatatacctgACTGTACACCTGACTGTAcactatagacctgactgtacactatagacctgactgtacactatagacctgactgtacacctgactgtacactatagacctgactgtacactatagacctgactgtacattgtagacctgactgtacattgtagatctgactgtacactatagacctaactgtacatgatatacctgactgtacattatatacctgACTGTAcacctgactgtacattatagacctgactgtacattatagacctgactgtacacctgactgtacactatagacctgactgtacactatatacctgactgtacactatagacctgactgtacattgtagacctgactgtacattatagacctaactgtacattatatacctgACTGTATACCTGACTGTACACTATAGACctaactgtacattatatacctgactgtacattgtagacctgactgtacactatagacctgactgtacactatagacctaactgtacattatatacctgACTGTACACTATATACCTGACTGTACAAtgtagacctgactgtacactatagacctgactgtacattatatacctgactgtacactatatacctgactgtacattgtagacctgactgtacactatagacctgactgtacattatagacctaactgtacattatatactgactgtacattgtagacctgactgtacattatagacctaactgtacattatatactgactgtacattgtagacctgactgtacactatagacctgactgtacattatatacctgACTGTATACCTGactgtacagtatatacctgactgtacagtatatacctgactgtacattgtagacctgactgtacattgtagacctgactgtacattatacacctgactgtacactatagacctgactgtatactgtagacctgactgtacactatagacctgactgtacattgtagacctgactgtacattatatacctgactgtacattgtagacctgactgtacactatagacctgactgtacattgtagacctgactgtacattatagacctgactgtacattgtagacctgactgtacattatatacctgactgtacactatagacctgactgtacattatagacctaactgtacattatatactgactgtacattgtagacctgactgtacattatagacctaactgtacattatatactgactgtacattgtagacctgactgtacactatagacctgactgtacattgtagacctgactgtacactatagacctgactgtacattatatacctgactgtacattatatacctgACTGTATACCTGACTGTACACTATAGACCTAACTGTACACTATAtacctgactgtacattgtagacctgactgtacactatagacctgactgtacattgtagacctgactgtacactatagacctgactgtacattatatacctgactgtacattatatacctgACTGTATACCTGACTGTACACTATAGACCTAACTGTACACTATAtacctgactgtacattgtagacctgactgtacactatagacctgactgtacacctGACTGTACACTATAGACCTGAATGTacattatagacctgactgtacacctgactgtacactatagacctgactgtacattgtagacctgactgtacactatagacctgactgtacattatagacctgactgtacactatagacctgactgtacattatatacctgACTGTATACCTGACTGTACACTATAGACCTAACTGTACACTATAtacctgactgtacattatagacctgactgtacactatagacctgactgtacacctGACTGTACACTATAGACCTGAATGTacattatagacctgactgtacacctgactgtacactatagacctgactgtacactatagacctgactgtacattgtagacctgactgtacactatagacctgactgtacattatagacctgactgtacactataGACCTAACTGTacattatagacctgactgtacacctgactgtacattatagacctgactgtacactataGACCTGAATGTacattatagacctgactgtacacctgactgtacactatagacctgactgtacactatagacctgactgtacagtatatacctgactgtacattgtagacctgactgtacattgtagacctgactgtacattatacacctgactgtacactatagacctgactgtatactgtagacctgactgtacactatagacctgactgtacattgtagacctgactgtacattatatacctgACTGTATACCTGACTGTAttgtagacctgactgtacattatatacctgactgtacattgtagacctgactgtacactatagacctgactgtacagtatatatttgaCTGTACACtgtagacctgactgtacactatagacctaactgtacattatatacctgactgtacattatagacctgactgtacattgtagacctgactgtacactatagacctgactgtacattatagacctgactgtacactgtagacctgactgtacattgtagacctgactgtacactatagacctgactgtacattatagacctaactgtacattatatactgactatacattgtagacctgactgtacattatagacctaactgtacattatatactgactgtacattgtagacctgactgtacactatagacctgactgtacattgtagacctgactgtacactatagacctgactgtacattatatacctgactgtacattatatactgactgtacactatagacctaactgtacactatatacctgactgtacactatagacctgactgtacactatagacctgactgtacactatagacctgactgtacactatagacctgactgtacacctgactgtacactatagacctgaatgtacattgtagacctgactgtacattgtagacctgactgtacactatagacctgactgtacattatatacctgACTGTATACCTGACTGTAttgtagacctgactgtacactatatacctgactgtacattgtagacctgactgtacattatatacctgACTGTGCACTATAGACctaactgtacattatatacctgactgtacattatagacctgactgtacactataGACCTAACTGTacattatagacctgactgtacacctgactgtacactatagacctgactgtacactatagacctgactacactatagacctgactgtacattatagacctaactgtacattatatacctgACTGTAtacctgactgtacattgtagacctgactgtacactatagacccgactgtacactatagacctgactgtacattatatacctgactgtacattgtagacctgactgtacactatagacctgactgtacagtatatatttgaCTGTACACtgtagacctgactgtatactatAGACCTAACTGTACACTATATACCTGACTGTAtactatagacctgactgtacattatagacctaactgtacattatatactgactgtacattgtagacctgactgtacactatagacctgactgtacattgtagacctgactgtacactatagacctaactgtacattatatacctgactgtacattataaacctgactgtacattatagACCTAACTGTACATTATATGCCTGACTGTAcacctgactgtacattatagacctaactgtacattatatactgactgtacattgtagacctgactgtacactatagacctgactgtacattgtagacctgactgtacactatagacctaactgtacattatatacctgactgtacattatacacctgactgtacattgtagacctgactgtacactatagacctgactgtacattgtagacctgactgtacactatagacctgactgtacattgtagacctgactgtacactataGACCTAACTGTACAGTATACACCTGACTTTACATTATATGcctgactgtacattatatacctgACTGTACACTGTAgagctgactgtatactgtagacctgactgtacactgtagacctgactgtacattatacacctgactgtacactatagacctgactgtacactataGACCTAACTGTACATTACATACCTGACTGTAcactatagacctgactgtacactatagacctgactgtacactgtagacctgactgtacactatagacctaactgtacattatatacctgactgtacattgtagacctaactgtacattatatacctgACTGTATACCTGACTGTAcactatagacctgactgtacactgtagacctgactgtacactatagacctaactgtacattatatacctgactgtacattgtagacctgactgtacactataGACCTGAATGTACAGTATACACCTGACTTTACAGTATACGCCTGACTGTAAATTATAtacctgactgtacattgtagacctgactgtacagtatatatctgACTGTACACtgtagacctgactgtacattgtatacctgactgtacattatacacctgactgtacactatagacctgactgtacactatagacctgactgtacactatagacctgactgtacactatagacctgactgtacactatagacctaactgtacattgtatacctgactgtacattgtagacctgactgtacagtATACGcctgactgtacattatatacctgACTGTACAGtgtagacctgactgtacactgtagacctgactgtacactgtagacctgactgtacactatagacctgactgtacattgtataCCTGACTGTACACtgtagacctgactgtatactgtagacCTAACTGTACAttgtagacctgactgtacactatagacctgactgtacagtATACGcctgactgtacattatataagtgactgtacagtatatatctgactgtacattgtagacctgactgtacactgtagacctgactgtacattatacacctgactgtacactatagacctgactgtacattatatacctgACTGTacacctgactgtacattgtagacctgactgtacacctgactgtacattgtagacctgactgtacactatagacctgactgtacattgtataCCTGACTGTACACTGTAGACctaactgtacattatatacctgactgtacattgtagacctgactgtacactatagacctgactgtacagtATACGCCTGACTGTACACtgtagacctgactgtacattatacacctgactgtacactatagacctgactgtacactgtagacctgactgtacattatatacctgactgtacattgtagacctgactgtacactatagacctgactgtacattgtagacctgactgtacattatatacctgactgtacactatagacctgactgtacactatagacctgactgtacattatatactgactgtacattgtagacctgactgtacattatagacctgactgtacattgtagacctgactgtacattatatacctgactgtacactatagacctgactgtacactatagacctgactgtacactataGACCTAACTGTacacctgactgtacattgtagacctgactgtacactatagacctgactgtacattgtagacctcactgtacactatagacctgactgtacattatatacctgactgtacattgtacACCTGCAGGGCAGGCCCGCTTTTGCCATGAGGCGAGATGAGATCCTCGCCTCAGGCAGCATCTTGTGCTGGCTTTGAGGCAGCGGCACAGCCTGTGGCATTGTACTTTTCATTTTAGAAGATGCAattcatcttataaagggaatattccgttatggaagcgctcactagtctgcaggaggcggGGGCATGAAATGCTGTGAGcgctgtacttacccctcctcctgctcgctcttctcaggtCCCGCGCGGCTGTGTCTGACCTGAGGCTGCAAAACCAGGAGAGTGgcggcggagcaggagaggtaagttaatgtatttattttacagtctgatctgaggtctgatatgggggtctgtaagtctaatgggggtcttatatgggggtctggaggtctaatgggggtctggaggtctaatgggggtcttatatgggggtctggaggtctaatgggggtctggcgatctaatgggggtctgatatggggctctggaggtctggtcttaggtctgatatgggcgtcTGGTATGgtgttatgggggtctggagggctcatgggggtctgatatggtgttctgggggtctgttctgagttctgatatgggggtctggagggctaatgggggtctgatatggtggtctgggggtctggtctgaattCTGATATCGGGGTCTGGTTTGAGGTCTGAgagatctgatgggggtctggtctgatacagagggggtttggtctgagatggggggtttctgatatggaggtctaatcgGGGTCTGACATAAGAGGTCTAAAGATGGCCTGGTCTGAgatggggtctcatctgaggtttcatatgggggtctgatcagaaaggtaagggggtattttttgtactggcgcactgtgaggtactagtattttcaggggcacggtttctgcagtatagtattggggatggcaggatgggatgttgagaaggtgagaggatgatggaaaagtaggaaagtaagatgtctgtagagacgaggtgcggctgaaagaagtcagcaTGGCGGTCTGctctgacaggagaagaagaggacagagaacatctacatcagagaggagaagtcactggatgtaagaggtacatatgaggCGCTGTCTTACCCTGGATGTTCTGTAGCGCTTTaggtaatgtttttttttccgtacgagcgctgccttctctgctgttTACCTCTTCACCACTGCAGCTGCTGCGACGAGCAGGTAaacagcgctgccttctctttaaacagctgattggcggggggccgggtgtcagacccccaccga
The sequence above is drawn from the Bufo bufo chromosome 11, aBufBuf1.1, whole genome shotgun sequence genome and encodes:
- the LOC120982185 gene encoding complexin-3-like yields the protein MTAQITVIMTSVTRTLFGGPVKSMSCCTSGGPPQEKWPQTECRVNMRRWSLEEQNCRVLQPDKRRSSMYAQQKAERALMREHFREKYHLARNAHDQEQVRAAGTNVHLSRELRTIVRQDQSHHMADKLTYLRTSTQTAAGPPQPGVRCLLL